The following are encoded in a window of Haloarcula hispanica ATCC 33960 genomic DNA:
- a CDS encoding nitrate ABC transporter ATP-binding protein, giving the protein MADRIVLLGFAELAIDLVEPATVKKPIDYVYCISVLLDMLRLSQKELMCFTLGEFVSA; this is encoded by the coding sequence ATGGCCGATAGGATTGTGTTACTCGGTTTTGCGGAGTTGGCCATCGACCTCGTAGAGCCAGCCACGGTCAAGAAGCCGATCGATTACGTATACTGCATCAGTGTGCTCCTCGATATGCTCAGACTCAGCCAGAAGGAACTCATGTGCTTCACTCTTGGGGAGTTCGTCAGTGCCTGA
- the cas6 gene encoding CRISPR-associated endoribonuclease Cas6 → MAHLSARTDAAYQNDYHHKLRGRLWDALDDTKYDQRHDDGEPPGFVYSNPFPPHDMEAGDDRKLLVASPEEELLAHVAADLLEEPELNIGEMPFRVDDVTSLAPDVGEPGTRGTIETGTGLLVRIPPWRCEEYGIDHPGGDTAVFWRPEHSMAPLRKQLEDNLDQKHDRFAHDHLPGPSDVDGDLFDGYELLKTFAVPLTVTEGQEMTYVLSKWKFEYTVRDDHHRRHLNLALDCGLGERNSLGLGFMNVTEKNPAILTQRK, encoded by the coding sequence ATGGCTCATTTGTCGGCACGCACGGATGCAGCTTATCAGAACGATTATCACCACAAGCTCCGTGGCCGGCTCTGGGACGCGCTTGACGATACCAAGTATGACCAACGCCATGACGACGGCGAGCCGCCGGGATTCGTCTACTCCAACCCGTTTCCTCCCCACGATATGGAGGCAGGTGATGACCGGAAGCTATTGGTCGCCTCGCCAGAGGAGGAGCTACTGGCACACGTCGCTGCTGACTTGCTGGAGGAACCGGAACTGAACATCGGCGAAATGCCGTTTCGCGTTGACGACGTCACGTCGCTAGCGCCCGATGTCGGCGAACCGGGCACGCGCGGGACGATTGAAACCGGAACCGGTCTACTGGTTCGGATTCCACCGTGGCGATGCGAGGAATACGGGATCGACCATCCCGGCGGTGACACCGCCGTCTTTTGGCGGCCGGAACATTCGATGGCACCGCTCCGGAAGCAGCTGGAGGACAATCTTGATCAGAAACATGACCGCTTCGCCCACGATCACCTGCCGGGTCCGAGCGATGTTGACGGCGATCTGTTCGACGGCTACGAACTGCTCAAGACGTTCGCCGTCCCCCTGACTGTCACCGAGGGCCAGGAAATGACCTACGTACTGAGCAAGTGGAAATTCGAGTATACAGTTCGGGACGACCACCATCGGCGGCATCTCAACCTCGCGTTGGACTGCGGCCTCGGCGAACGGAACTCTCTGGGGCTCGGATTTATGAACGTCACGGAAAAAAACCCAGCCATATTGACTCAACGGAAGTAG
- a CDS encoding nucleotidyltransferase domain-containing protein: protein MNRQTEGTDLIGASVSLPIPTSDPDLFKHKATSDILLFLTNHRFSDFSLRELATQIGHSHQSVRRAVDVLSSNDLVIESPESNQRLVQINRDRLSIPDDPILRIPQPEYHKPVKTAVTKLRDTISDVVGIILYGSVARGDADRRSDIDIWVLTRSGRAESQREANAVARDLEDMVFDGDRYAYDIDVEAVQAIPAYTDDIREIIVSGIPVYKTSDFETVENLLLEEGADNE, encoded by the coding sequence ATGAACCGTCAGACGGAAGGCACTGATTTAATTGGTGCCTCTGTTTCGCTTCCGATACCCACTTCAGATCCAGATTTATTCAAACACAAAGCAACGAGCGATATTCTTCTATTTTTAACTAACCACCGATTTAGCGACTTTTCCTTGAGAGAACTCGCGACACAGATCGGCCATTCACACCAGTCCGTGCGACGAGCAGTAGATGTTCTCAGTTCGAATGACCTGGTGATTGAATCTCCCGAAAGCAACCAGCGACTCGTACAGATCAACAGGGACCGACTGTCTATCCCAGACGATCCTATTCTTCGGATTCCCCAACCGGAGTATCACAAGCCGGTCAAAACGGCGGTCACGAAGCTCCGTGACACCATCAGCGACGTTGTCGGAATCATCCTGTACGGTAGCGTTGCTCGGGGCGATGCTGACCGACGGAGTGATATCGATATCTGGGTCCTCACTCGTTCCGGGCGGGCAGAGAGCCAGCGGGAAGCGAACGCCGTCGCCCGGGACCTCGAAGACATGGTATTCGATGGGGACCGGTACGCCTACGATATCGACGTTGAGGCTGTCCAGGCGATTCCAGCCTACACGGATGATATTCGGGAAATTATCGTCTCAGGCATTCCGGTCTACAAGACGAGCGACTTCGAAACCGTCGAAAACCTCCTTCTAGAGGAGGGTGCCGACAATGAGTAA
- a CDS encoding phage integrase SAM-like domain-containing protein — protein sequence MCPNTLSDRTRGISINESIERYLQDKGKGRGGDGGNYRRNAARELERFTQWATGDRGRSEWAGIVPDDIDRDPNFEDLDERVFRTYARYLGGDRALKQNTIHTYYHYISAWCGWCANEGYLEGHYAWRASSMAPLPEDDGRKPGDQQIWTPEQRHTLTRYVDDRVNDAIETYRALSDDVDSLDRQRARYMILKAARDRALVFVIAYTAVRVGEILRDPNDPRRRGIQWGEVSLDDGSMDVYRKKQQWDVASLPEPVIAPLRSYQTLMDPPTVQWPVFPTFDQRTLATLVRDELGEQGAIDDYRDEYARDFLLALDEDIHPPSITTDGARSILQRLSEAAEVDIEHPKHDYLAPHGGRRGMGEILVRGFGYTVAARYLDNSEKMIRKRYSHIEADELGALATEAINKIDCI from the coding sequence ATGTGCCCGAATACACTATCAGACCGAACAAGAGGAATTTCCATCAACGAATCCATTGAACGCTACCTCCAAGACAAAGGGAAAGGGCGTGGTGGCGATGGCGGGAACTACCGACGAAATGCAGCCAGGGAACTCGAACGGTTCACTCAGTGGGCTACCGGTGACCGTGGCCGGAGCGAGTGGGCGGGTATAGTACCAGATGATATCGACAGGGACCCGAATTTCGAAGATCTTGATGAACGAGTATTCCGGACATACGCCCGATACCTCGGCGGTGACCGCGCGCTCAAGCAAAACACCATACACACGTATTACCACTATATTTCTGCATGGTGTGGCTGGTGCGCGAACGAGGGATATCTTGAGGGGCACTATGCTTGGCGGGCAAGCTCGATGGCACCGCTCCCAGAGGACGACGGTCGCAAACCCGGCGACCAGCAGATATGGACACCCGAGCAACGCCACACACTCACCCGGTACGTTGATGACCGAGTCAACGATGCAATCGAGACGTATAGAGCCCTTTCAGATGATGTCGATTCGCTCGACAGGCAGCGAGCACGATATATGATTCTGAAGGCGGCTCGTGACCGTGCTCTTGTCTTTGTTATCGCATACACAGCTGTTCGAGTTGGTGAAATCCTTCGTGACCCAAACGACCCACGCCGGCGTGGGATCCAGTGGGGAGAGGTTTCGTTAGACGACGGGAGCATGGATGTCTACCGAAAGAAACAGCAATGGGACGTTGCGAGCCTCCCCGAGCCAGTGATTGCGCCACTCCGGAGCTATCAAACGCTGATGGACCCACCAACGGTACAATGGCCTGTGTTCCCAACGTTCGACCAGCGGACGCTCGCAACGCTCGTGCGGGACGAACTGGGCGAGCAAGGCGCAATAGATGACTACCGTGATGAGTACGCTCGGGACTTCTTGTTGGCTCTCGACGAGGATATCCACCCGCCATCGATTACGACAGATGGGGCACGGTCGATTCTCCAGCGGCTCTCAGAGGCAGCGGAGGTCGACATTGAGCATCCGAAACACGATTATCTCGCTCCTCATGGAGGCCGACGGGGAATGGGAGAAATCCTTGTCCGTGGGTTCGGATACACGGTTGCTGCTCGATATCTCGATAACTCGGAGAAGATGATTCGCAAGCGCTACTCGCACATCGAGGCCGATGAATTGGGTGCGCTCGCGACCGAAGCAATCAACAAGATAGATTGCATCTGA